In Bacillus sp. DX3.1, the following proteins share a genomic window:
- a CDS encoding glycine betaine ABC transporter substrate-binding protein, which yields MKKKIWFICILFLISIISSSCSTTKDTTKGKIKLGVTSWKENIATANMWKVLLEQKGYKVELMYLEKAAVWTGLARGDVDANLEVWLPVTDKPLYEKYKDDVVIKSKWYEGTGLGLIVPSYMTNINSIEDLNAHKDEFNNKIIGIEPGSSLMRLTDKAIKEYGIELNLIQSSEAAMMSELKRAYSQKKPIAVTLWNPHWAFSEFDLKYLKDPKKVYGEKDDIYYSVRKGFEKDYPELIKYFDKWKMTDKQLGTLMVMLNKTKDPEQAAKEWIKQNKKVVDTWMND from the coding sequence ATGAAGAAGAAAATATGGTTTATTTGTATATTATTTTTAATTAGTATCATTAGTAGTTCTTGTAGTACGACGAAGGATACTACAAAAGGAAAAATTAAGCTCGGTGTAACAAGCTGGAAAGAAAACATTGCTACCGCAAATATGTGGAAAGTATTACTTGAACAAAAAGGCTATAAAGTTGAATTAATGTATTTGGAAAAAGCTGCTGTTTGGACTGGGTTAGCACGAGGTGATGTAGATGCTAATCTGGAAGTCTGGCTACCTGTTACTGATAAGCCACTATATGAAAAATATAAAGACGATGTTGTAATAAAATCGAAATGGTACGAAGGCACTGGTCTCGGCTTAATCGTCCCTTCTTATATGACTAACATCAATAGCATTGAAGATTTAAATGCTCATAAAGATGAATTCAATAATAAAATCATTGGAATTGAACCTGGCAGCAGTCTCATGAGATTAACAGATAAAGCGATAAAAGAATATGGCATCGAGCTTAACCTTATCCAATCTTCAGAAGCAGCAATGATGAGCGAGTTAAAGAGAGCCTATAGTCAAAAGAAACCAATTGCTGTGACACTGTGGAACCCACACTGGGCCTTTTCAGAATTCGACCTTAAATATTTAAAAGACCCTAAAAAGGTATATGGTGAAAAAGATGATATTTATTACTCGGTTCGTAAAGGATTTGAAAAAGATTATCCTGAGCTCATTAAATATTTTGATAAGTGGAAAATGACTGATAAACAACTTGGAACACTGATGGTCATGCTTAATAAAACAAAAGACCCTGAACAAGCTGCTAAAGAGTGGATTAAACAGAATAAAAAAGTAGTCGATACATGGATGAACGATTAA
- a CDS encoding glycine betaine/L-proline ABC transporter ATP-binding protein, whose product MKDTKLRVENVTKVFGKNPSKGIALLKEGKSKADILKETGMTVGVKQATFDVYAGEIFVIMGLSGSGKSTLVRMLNQLIRTTSGHIYIDGEDIATMGKEALRKVRREKMSMVFQKFALFPHRTVLQNVAYGLEVQGISKEEREEKALESLKLVGLEHNKDSYPSQLSGGMQQRVGIARALTNNPDVLLMDESFSALDPLIRKEMQDELLELQDKMEKTIIFITHDLDEALRIGDRIALMKDGEIVQIGTPEEIMMSPANEFVEKFVADVNLGKVLTAESLMRRPETLLIDRGPRVALQIMRNASVSSVYVVNKKHEFLGILTADEASKAVKKQLTIAELLEKEIPHVFLHTLLEEMYVKMAETKLPLPVIDDKKRLRGIIKRESVIQALAGNIEEEVNDNE is encoded by the coding sequence ATGAAGGATACAAAATTACGTGTTGAGAACGTCACAAAGGTATTTGGAAAGAACCCTTCAAAAGGAATTGCCTTACTAAAAGAAGGTAAAAGCAAAGCAGATATATTAAAAGAAACGGGTATGACTGTGGGTGTGAAACAAGCAACGTTCGACGTGTATGCCGGTGAAATATTTGTCATTATGGGTCTGTCTGGTAGTGGTAAATCAACGCTCGTCCGAATGCTAAATCAGTTGATCAGAACGACTTCAGGTCATATTTATATTGATGGAGAAGATATTGCAACAATGGGGAAAGAGGCACTCCGAAAAGTAAGAAGAGAGAAGATGAGTATGGTATTTCAAAAGTTCGCGTTATTCCCACACCGTACCGTCTTACAAAATGTAGCATATGGATTAGAAGTTCAGGGAATATCCAAAGAGGAGAGAGAAGAAAAAGCTTTAGAGTCTCTAAAACTAGTAGGATTAGAGCACAATAAAGATAGTTATCCAAGTCAGCTTAGCGGTGGTATGCAGCAACGCGTAGGTATCGCAAGAGCATTAACGAATAATCCAGATGTCCTTCTCATGGATGAGTCATTTAGCGCGTTAGATCCACTTATCCGAAAAGAAATGCAAGATGAGTTGTTAGAGCTGCAAGATAAAATGGAAAAAACGATTATTTTTATTACACATGACTTAGATGAAGCGCTGCGAATTGGTGATCGTATTGCGTTAATGAAAGACGGAGAAATCGTTCAAATTGGAACACCAGAAGAAATTATGATGAGTCCAGCAAATGAATTTGTAGAGAAATTTGTCGCCGACGTAAATTTAGGAAAAGTATTAACAGCCGAGTCCCTTATGAGAAGACCAGAAACGTTACTAATTGATCGAGGTCCGCGAGTAGCACTGCAAATTATGAGAAATGCCAGTGTTTCTAGTGTATATGTAGTCAATAAAAAACATGAATTTTTAGGTATTTTAACAGCCGATGAAGCGAGTAAAGCTGTTAAAAAACAATTGACTATAGCTGAATTGTTAGAAAAAGAAATCCCGCATGTATTTTTACATACATTGCTGGAAGAAATGTATGTAAAAATGGCAGAAACAAAACTTCCTCTTCCAGTTATTGATGATAAGAAAAGATTAAGAGGGATTATAAAACGTGAAAGTGTCATTCAAGCTCTGGCAGGAAATATAGAGGAAGAGGTGAATGACAATGAATAG
- a CDS encoding 5'-methylthioadenosine/S-adenosylhomocysteine nucleosidase produces the protein MKNKMLKKYSLLVAITVLLISVFAGCSSASQNETKQEKVQQPIIIQGPMPIEAEKFAKRLKNVKEEKSGTFVFYKGTLDNYPVIVAKTGKGMENTAAATAIAIEKYNPIAIINQGTSGGHDPNLNVFDIVLGKRVANLGSLKTANMDEKQGIDPTKWKPMDLMASEGSAGEDPDAEKIRYYEGDKSLLAAANAVKDKYTKGKVVEGTIGSADVWNNEVDRIKWFHTKYGTSVEEMEGAATAQIAEAYDVAFLGIRVLSNNKVNGGKYNPNTAAANQEYVYEVVKKYISTMPSK, from the coding sequence ATGAAAAACAAAATGCTAAAAAAGTACTCTTTATTAGTAGCTATTACTGTACTTTTAATATCGGTATTTGCAGGATGTAGTTCAGCATCACAAAATGAAACTAAACAAGAAAAAGTTCAACAGCCTATCATCATTCAAGGTCCAATGCCGATAGAAGCTGAAAAATTTGCAAAAAGGTTAAAAAATGTTAAAGAAGAAAAATCAGGAACTTTTGTCTTTTACAAAGGAACACTGGACAATTATCCTGTAATCGTTGCTAAAACAGGTAAGGGAATGGAAAATACAGCAGCTGCTACAGCAATAGCTATCGAAAAATATAATCCTATAGCAATAATCAATCAGGGGACATCAGGCGGACATGATCCAAATTTAAACGTATTTGATATTGTTTTAGGAAAAAGAGTTGCAAACTTAGGTTCATTAAAAACAGCAAATATGGATGAAAAACAAGGAATTGATCCAACTAAATGGAAACCTATGGACTTAATGGCTTCTGAAGGAAGTGCAGGAGAAGATCCTGATGCTGAAAAAATCCGTTACTACGAGGGAGATAAGAGTTTACTCGCGGCTGCTAATGCAGTAAAAGATAAATACACTAAGGGCAAGGTTGTCGAGGGTACTATAGGTTCAGCAGACGTTTGGAATAATGAAGTTGATAGAATTAAATGGTTCCATACTAAGTATGGTACATCTGTAGAAGAAATGGAAGGTGCCGCAACAGCACAAATTGCCGAAGCTTATGATGTAGCATTCTTGGGTATTAGAGTACTATCTAATAATAAAGTAAATGGTGGTAAGTACAACCCGAATACAGCAGCAGCAAATCAAGAATATGTTTATGAAGTAGTTAAAAAATATATATCTACGATGCCAAGCAAATAA
- a CDS encoding APC family permease, which yields MNSRHKKMGTFALTMTGLGSMIGSGWLFGAWRAAEIAGPAAIFSWVIGMIVILFIALSYAELGAMFPETGGMVKYPQYSHGSFVGFLAGWANWIAIASSIPVEAIASVQYMSTWPWKWAQWTHTLVQDNVLTFKGLLVASILLLVYFFLNYWTVNLFAKVNSAITIFKIVVPGVTAGALLFAGFQESNFTNSQGMAPYGWASVLTAVATSGIVFAFNGFQSPINMAGEAKKPSRSIPIAVIGSILIATVVYVMLQIAFIGAVDPAIVAKGWGNLNFNSPFADLVMALGMNWLVILLYTDAFISPSGAGTTYTATTARMVYGMEKNGYLPKKLGTLYPVYGVPRPALIVNLGVCFLFLILFRGWGVLAEIISVATLISYIMGPVALMTLRGTASHLYRPFRLKGARFIAPCGFVFASLTLYWARWPLTGEVLFIMAIGLPVYFYYQAKNKWHDFKNQFRSGVWLITYLLCMITISYSGSNKFGGHNFIPYGWDLLLITVLALFFYFWGVRSGRYTEYMKEAEKLNGVLLQEEGKNEYISKNKVV from the coding sequence ATGAATTCTAGACACAAAAAGATGGGGACTTTTGCTCTTACAATGACAGGGCTCGGTTCTATGATTGGTTCAGGATGGCTATTTGGAGCTTGGCGAGCTGCTGAAATTGCAGGGCCAGCTGCTATTTTTTCTTGGGTCATAGGTATGATTGTTATTTTATTTATTGCATTGTCTTATGCAGAACTTGGTGCTATGTTTCCTGAAACGGGCGGAATGGTAAAGTATCCACAGTATTCTCATGGTTCATTTGTTGGATTTTTGGCAGGATGGGCCAATTGGATTGCGATTGCTTCTTCAATTCCAGTAGAGGCAATTGCTTCTGTTCAATATATGAGCACATGGCCGTGGAAATGGGCACAATGGACACATACTCTTGTACAAGATAATGTACTAACATTTAAAGGATTACTTGTGGCTTCTATATTGCTTCTTGTTTATTTTTTCTTAAACTATTGGACAGTTAACCTTTTTGCTAAGGTGAATTCTGCCATTACAATTTTTAAAATTGTTGTACCTGGTGTTACCGCGGGTGCCTTGTTATTTGCCGGATTTCAAGAAAGTAATTTTACAAATTCCCAAGGGATGGCACCCTATGGTTGGGCAAGTGTATTAACAGCCGTTGCTACTTCGGGAATTGTGTTTGCCTTTAATGGATTTCAAAGTCCAATTAATATGGCTGGTGAAGCAAAAAAACCGAGTCGTTCCATTCCTATTGCAGTTATTGGTTCTATTTTGATTGCTACGGTGGTATATGTTATGTTGCAAATCGCCTTCATTGGAGCAGTAGATCCAGCTATAGTGGCAAAAGGATGGGGGAATTTGAATTTCAATTCGCCATTTGCTGATTTGGTGATGGCACTTGGGATGAACTGGTTAGTTATTTTATTATATACTGATGCTTTTATCTCTCCATCTGGGGCAGGGACAACCTACACTGCCACAACAGCGCGTATGGTTTACGGTATGGAGAAAAATGGGTATCTACCTAAAAAATTAGGTACCTTATACCCTGTATACGGTGTTCCACGTCCAGCGCTCATTGTAAATTTGGGTGTATGTTTTCTCTTTTTAATATTATTTCGTGGGTGGGGAGTTTTAGCTGAAATCATTTCAGTTGCAACCTTGATTTCCTATATTATGGGACCAGTAGCTTTAATGACATTAAGGGGAACAGCTAGTCATTTATATCGTCCTTTTCGTTTGAAAGGAGCAAGGTTCATTGCTCCATGTGGGTTTGTTTTTGCATCTCTTACTTTGTACTGGGCACGCTGGCCACTGACAGGTGAAGTTCTTTTCATCATGGCAATTGGATTACCAGTTTACTTTTATTATCAAGCTAAAAATAAATGGCATGATTTTAAGAATCAGTTCCGTTCAGGGGTTTGGTTGATTACATATTTATTATGTATGATAACGATATCATATAGTGGAAGTAATAAATTTGGTGGGCATAATTTTATTCCATATGGTTGGGACTTGCTTCTTATTACCGTATTGGCGCTATTTTTCTATTTTTGGGGAGTACGTAGTGGACGTTATACAGAATATATGAAAGAAGCTGAAAAATTGAATGGAGTATTATTACAAGAAGAAGGAAAGAACGAATATATTTCTAAAAATAAAGTTGTTTAA
- a CDS encoding proline/glycine betaine ABC transporter permease — translation MNSIPRIPLGEWVDSFVEGLYQHFEGFFRGFSFVIGGFVDLLTNLLMFIPSIVFIAIACFLVWYASRKASLVIFSLIGFLFILNINYWEQTMQTLALVLTSVIISIIIGLPIGILASQNERFSKILKPTLDFMQTMPAFVYLIPAITFFGVGVVPGIIASVIFAMPPTIRFTDLGIRQVPEDLIEAANAFGSTASQKLFKVQLPLATGTIMAGVNQSIMLSLSMVVTASLVGAPGLGVDVYRSVTQVNIGMGFEAGLAIVVIAIVLDRITQGFHKKGL, via the coding sequence ATGAATAGTATTCCGCGTATTCCCTTAGGAGAATGGGTCGATTCATTTGTTGAAGGCTTATATCAGCATTTTGAAGGGTTTTTTAGAGGGTTTTCTTTCGTTATTGGAGGATTTGTTGATTTATTAACAAACCTGTTAATGTTTATTCCATCAATTGTATTCATAGCGATTGCGTGTTTTCTCGTTTGGTATGCCTCCAGAAAAGCTTCACTTGTTATTTTTTCGTTAATTGGATTTCTTTTTATCCTCAATATCAACTATTGGGAACAGACCATGCAAACATTGGCACTCGTTCTTACATCTGTTATCATTTCCATCATTATTGGACTACCCATTGGAATTTTAGCATCTCAAAATGAAAGATTCTCCAAAATTTTGAAACCGACGCTTGACTTCATGCAAACAATGCCAGCCTTTGTTTATCTCATTCCAGCAATTACGTTCTTTGGTGTCGGAGTCGTACCAGGCATTATTGCATCTGTTATTTTTGCAATGCCACCAACGATACGCTTTACTGATTTAGGGATTAGACAGGTACCAGAAGATTTGATTGAAGCAGCGAATGCATTTGGTTCAACTGCATCGCAGAAGTTATTTAAAGTACAGCTTCCGCTTGCAACTGGAACCATTATGGCTGGCGTAAACCAAAGCATTATGCTTTCGTTATCTATGGTTGTAACAGCTTCTCTGGTAGGGGCACCAGGTCTTGGAGTAGACGTGTACCGATCTGTTACACAAGTCAATATTGGAATGGGCTTTGAAGCTGGATTAGCCATTGTTGTAATTGCGATTGTGTTGGATCGAATTACACAAGGCTTCCATAAAAAGGGATTATAA
- the moaD gene encoding molybdopterin converting factor subunit 1: MITILLFANLREEVGSDQLVIIEKQEINVHQLKEWFKDSYRLQSLDQVMTAINEEFAVDEDIVKDGDTVAFIPPVSGG, encoded by the coding sequence ATGATTACAATTTTACTGTTCGCAAATTTGCGAGAAGAAGTCGGCTCAGATCAATTAGTAATAATAGAAAAACAAGAGATTAATGTTCATCAATTAAAAGAATGGTTTAAAGATAGCTATCGTTTACAATCTTTGGATCAAGTCATGACGGCTATCAATGAAGAATTTGCAGTTGACGAAGATATTGTAAAAGATGGAGATACCGTTGCGTTTATCCCACCCGTAAGTGGAGGATAA
- a CDS encoding helix-turn-helix transcriptional regulator, with amino-acid sequence MMLENRVRELRARFRWTQQDLADAIGVTRQTIGLIEKGDYSPSVTMALKIAAAFHVTVEDVFYLKGKE; translated from the coding sequence ATGATGCTTGAAAACAGAGTTAGAGAATTACGGGCACGATTTAGGTGGACTCAGCAAGACTTGGCCGATGCAATTGGAGTGACAAGGCAGACAATCGGATTAATTGAAAAAGGTGATTATTCTCCATCTGTCACTATGGCGTTAAAAATAGCTGCTGCGTTTCATGTTACCGTAGAAGATGTTTTTTATTTAAAAGGAAAGGAATGA
- a CDS encoding MBL fold metallo-hydrolase produces MKNRIETFKGSKHFRLNHVAEGVFAAISFPGTGSVGNAAIIDLGNSTLVVDTFTTIQAAEDLQAAAMHLTGNPVSYVINTHWHSDHTSGNQLFTPKAQIISTSITREIMDTFGKNRLAQQLSNPEPIYQAINELEEKIQQETDEKLKKEMQWENASDREYMKILPNLVYTLPTITFDQQMSIHGSDRIVQLITYGGGHTQSDAFVYLPEEKIAVMGDLVLSKHHPVMINANPQEWLNILERVELLDVETIVPGHGEVCSMKELHEVKGYIKDIIALVAETVQSKKSIDDILVPKAYQGWYFTTYFKINLKKVYDLITKSAN; encoded by the coding sequence ATGAAAAATCGAATTGAAACATTCAAGGGATCAAAGCATTTCCGGCTGAATCACGTTGCTGAGGGTGTATTTGCAGCAATCTCGTTCCCTGGTACTGGCTCTGTAGGGAATGCAGCAATCATTGATCTAGGTAATTCAACGCTTGTGGTGGATACCTTCACGACAATACAGGCTGCAGAGGATTTACAGGCAGCTGCAATGCACCTCACAGGAAATCCAGTTTCCTATGTAATCAACACACATTGGCACAGTGACCATACAAGCGGGAATCAACTGTTTACTCCCAAGGCACAAATAATTTCTACATCTATTACACGTGAAATTATGGATACATTTGGAAAAAACAGGTTAGCCCAGCAGTTGTCAAACCCGGAACCGATTTATCAGGCTATCAACGAACTCGAGGAAAAAATACAACAAGAGACGGACGAAAAGTTAAAAAAGGAAATGCAATGGGAAAATGCTAGTGATCGTGAGTACATGAAAATACTTCCTAATTTGGTATATACACTACCAACGATAACTTTTGATCAACAGATGAGTATTCATGGTAGTGATCGGATTGTGCAACTCATTACGTATGGTGGAGGTCACACGCAAAGTGATGCATTCGTGTACCTGCCTGAAGAAAAAATTGCCGTAATGGGGGATCTGGTACTCTCGAAGCATCATCCTGTAATGATTAATGCAAATCCCCAGGAATGGCTAAATATTTTGGAGCGAGTCGAACTACTTGATGTAGAAACTATCGTACCGGGACATGGCGAAGTTTGCTCAATGAAAGAACTTCATGAGGTGAAAGGTTACATAAAAGATATTATTGCATTGGTGGCGGAAACCGTTCAAAGTAAGAAAAGTATTGATGATATTTTAGTACCAAAAGCTTATCAAGGCTGGTACTTTACTACATATTTTAAGATAAACTTGAAAAAAGTTTATGATTTGATTACTAAATCAGCGAATTAA
- a CDS encoding nucleoside transporter C-terminal domain-containing protein: MNLTLNIVGIFIVLLVVFLCSPNKGKIKWKPIIILVMLELLITWFMLGTKFGSIIINKIASFFTWLILCANEGIRFAFPSAMENQTIDFFFSALLPIIFVITFFDILSYFGILTWIIDKVGWIISKISRLPKLESFFSIQMMFLGNTEALAVVRDQLSVLKENRLLTFGIMSMSSVSGSILGAYLTMVPATYIFSAIPLNCLNALILANVLNPLEITKEEDIVYSPSKEEKKDFFSTISNSMLVGMNMVIVILAMVIGYVALTACLNGILGFFVAGLTIQKIFSIIFSPFAFLLGLSGTDAMYVAQLMGIKIATNEFVAMMDLKSHLHSLNAHTIAVATTFLASFANFSTVGMIYGTYNSLFGAEKSAIIGKNVWKLLVSGMAVSLLSAMLVGLFVW, from the coding sequence ATGAATTTGACATTAAATATTGTAGGGATTTTTATTGTATTATTGGTAGTTTTCTTATGTTCGCCTAATAAAGGAAAAATAAAATGGAAACCAATCATTATTCTAGTAATGCTTGAACTTCTTATTACTTGGTTTATGTTAGGCACCAAATTTGGAAGCATCATAATTAATAAAATTGCGTCATTTTTTACTTGGCTAATATTATGTGCCAATGAAGGTATTCGATTTGCGTTTCCATCAGCTATGGAGAATCAAACAATTGATTTTTTCTTTAGTGCATTACTTCCCATTATTTTTGTTATAACGTTTTTTGATATTCTTTCTTACTTTGGAATCTTAACTTGGATTATTGATAAAGTAGGTTGGATTATTTCAAAAATTTCTCGTTTGCCAAAGTTAGAAAGTTTCTTTTCCATTCAAATGATGTTTTTAGGAAACACGGAAGCATTGGCTGTTGTTCGTGATCAATTATCTGTTTTAAAAGAAAATCGTTTATTAACTTTTGGAATTATGAGTATGAGTAGTGTGAGCGGATCCATTCTTGGGGCTTATCTAACAATGGTCCCTGCAACTTATATTTTCAGTGCAATTCCTTTAAACTGTTTAAATGCATTAATTTTAGCAAACGTTTTAAATCCTTTAGAAATTACTAAAGAAGAAGATATTGTTTATTCACCGTCAAAAGAAGAAAAAAAGGATTTCTTTTCTACCATTTCAAACAGTATGTTAGTTGGTATGAATATGGTCATCGTTATTTTAGCGATGGTTATTGGATATGTAGCATTAACAGCATGTCTAAATGGTATTTTAGGTTTCTTTGTAGCAGGTTTAACAATTCAAAAAATCTTTTCTATCATCTTTAGTCCTTTTGCCTTTTTACTTGGTTTATCAGGAACTGATGCTATGTATGTAGCTCAATTAATGGGGATAAAAATAGCAACTAATGAGTTTGTTGCGATGATGGATTTAAAATCACATTTACACTCTTTAAATGCACATACAATTGCAGTTGCAACAACATTTTTAGCCTCTTTTGCTAACTTTAGTACAGTTGGTATGATTTACGGGACTTACAATTCATTATTTGGTGCAGAAAAATCAGCAATTATCGGTAAGAATGTTTGGAAGCTTCTTGTTAGTGGAATGGCTGTTTCCTTATTAAGCGCTATGCTTGTAGGTCTATTTGTATGGTAA
- a CDS encoding small multi-drug export protein, which produces MLEWAQNAGELWQYLVLFLLAFAPWMDVSIVVPLGIAWGLQPFAVGLTAFTGNLILILLLGFFFKQFAKWRTARKLKKGITTPSKKETRSRRIWERYGIPGLALLAPILVGTDIAAVLALTFGSTRTHVISWMTVSLAVWTVIFVVAAMYGFSFLNII; this is translated from the coding sequence ATGTTGGAGTGGGCTCAAAATGCAGGTGAATTATGGCAATATTTAGTTTTATTTTTATTGGCTTTTGCTCCATGGATGGATGTATCAATCGTTGTACCACTCGGTATCGCATGGGGATTACAACCATTTGCAGTAGGACTGACGGCATTTACAGGGAATCTTATCTTGATTCTATTACTGGGCTTCTTCTTTAAGCAGTTTGCAAAATGGCGAACGGCAAGAAAATTAAAAAAAGGTATAACAACACCTTCTAAAAAGGAAACCAGATCAAGACGAATATGGGAACGATATGGTATTCCAGGTTTAGCTCTGCTAGCTCCAATTCTCGTAGGAACTGATATTGCGGCCGTACTAGCTTTAACATTTGGGTCTACCCGGACACACGTCATAAGTTGGATGACGGTCAGTCTAGCGGTATGGACAGTCATTTTTGTGGTTGCTGCGATGTATGGGTTTAGCTTTTTAAATATTATTTAG
- a CDS encoding P-loop NTPase has protein sequence MLTHEQIMKVLSRVQDPELHKSIVELNMVRNIQIDGTQIYLEVILTIQGCPLKAKIQQDIEDSLRNIGASKVSLTFGSMTPEERAALTETLKRNSRTETGMPSMLRPDSGVRFIAVTSGKGGVGKSTVTINLATALARMGKKVGILDADIYGFSIPAMMEANQKPTMIDQTAIPVVSHDVKIMSMGFFTEGNNPVMWRGPMLNKWIQNFIANTHWGELDYLLLDLPPGTGDVAIDVAAMIPHAKEIIVTTPHSVASFVASRIGVMAKYTKHDILGIVENMAYYEEQDGSRNYLFGKGGGEMLAEQLQTEVIAQIPFAKPEENKGSSVYDEDSLVGEMFTSLAQDLIYKG, from the coding sequence ATGCTTACTCATGAACAAATTATGAAAGTTCTAAGCCGTGTTCAGGATCCAGAGTTGCACAAAAGTATCGTGGAATTAAACATGGTAAGAAATATTCAAATTGATGGCACACAGATTTACCTTGAAGTTATTTTAACTATTCAAGGTTGTCCATTAAAGGCGAAAATTCAACAAGATATTGAAGACTCTCTGCGGAACATTGGAGCCTCTAAGGTTTCTTTGACTTTCGGCTCCATGACACCGGAAGAACGAGCTGCATTAACAGAAACTTTAAAGAGAAATTCTAGAACGGAAACCGGCATGCCTAGTATGTTGCGACCAGATTCAGGTGTACGTTTTATTGCTGTGACAAGTGGAAAAGGTGGAGTCGGAAAATCAACTGTGACGATTAACCTTGCTACTGCTTTAGCCCGTATGGGGAAAAAGGTTGGGATTTTAGATGCAGATATATATGGATTCAGTATCCCTGCTATGATGGAAGCTAATCAAAAGCCAACAATGATAGATCAGACAGCGATTCCGGTCGTTAGCCATGACGTTAAAATTATGTCAATGGGATTTTTTACAGAGGGTAATAACCCAGTTATGTGGCGAGGGCCAATGTTAAACAAATGGATTCAAAATTTCATTGCCAATACTCATTGGGGAGAATTAGATTATCTTCTTCTTGATTTGCCTCCTGGTACAGGAGATGTCGCGATTGATGTGGCTGCGATGATTCCTCATGCGAAGGAAATTATAGTTACTACTCCTCATAGTGTAGCTTCGTTTGTTGCTTCCAGAATAGGGGTAATGGCAAAGTATACAAAACACGATATTTTAGGTATCGTTGAGAATATGGCATATTATGAGGAACAAGATGGTTCAAGGAATTATCTCTTTGGGAAAGGTGGCGGTGAAATGTTAGCAGAACAACTGCAAACAGAAGTGATAGCACAAATACCTTTTGCAAAGCCTGAAGAAAATAAAGGTTCGTCCGTATATGACGAGGATTCGCTTGTTGGAGAGATGTTTACATCTTTAGCTCAAGATCTTATCTACAAAGGGTAA